In Aliarcobacter faecis, a genomic segment contains:
- a CDS encoding quinone-dependent dihydroorotate dehydrogenase, whose protein sequence is MFSYETIKKVLFLFNPEKAHHIAECGLKIVGKCKLLKNYYEKRNYISDQKLNQELFGIKFENPVGLAAGFDKNATMINAMKSMGFGFTEIGTMTPMPQDGNPKPRMFRYPEQKSVQNAMGFNNLGAHTVLKNLKKAQPFPLPLGVNIGKNKNTPERFALSDYKTLIKKFENLADYLVINISSPNTPNLRDLQNEKFINELFTMAKTLTSKPIFLKIAPDMEANQAIELCKSAVNAGAIGIIATNTTIDYSLVPNCKDFGGLSGACLSEKSALLFKEIAKELYGKAILISVGGIFTGKQAYERIKNGASLVQVYSSLVFEGPSMVRKINEELLELLKVDGYDNITEAIGANLR, encoded by the coding sequence TTGTTTAGTTATGAAACTATTAAAAAAGTACTATTTTTATTTAATCCAGAAAAAGCACATCATATTGCTGAATGTGGTTTAAAGATAGTTGGAAAATGTAAACTTTTAAAAAACTATTATGAGAAAAGAAACTATATAAGTGACCAAAAACTAAATCAAGAACTTTTTGGTATAAAGTTTGAAAATCCTGTAGGACTTGCTGCTGGATTTGATAAAAATGCAACTATGATAAATGCTATGAAGAGTATGGGATTTGGTTTTACAGAAATTGGAACAATGACACCAATGCCACAAGATGGAAATCCAAAACCTAGAATGTTTAGATATCCTGAACAAAAAAGTGTTCAAAATGCTATGGGATTTAATAATCTAGGAGCTCATACTGTTTTAAAAAATCTAAAAAAAGCTCAGCCATTTCCACTTCCCTTAGGAGTGAATATTGGGAAAAATAAAAATACTCCAGAAAGATTTGCTCTAAGTGATTACAAAACTTTAATTAAAAAATTTGAAAACTTAGCAGATTATCTAGTTATAAATATCTCAAGTCCAAATACTCCAAACTTAAGAGATTTACAAAATGAGAAGTTTATAAATGAACTTTTTACTATGGCAAAAACACTTACTTCTAAACCAATTTTTTTGAAAATTGCACCTGATATGGAAGCAAATCAAGCTATAGAGCTTTGTAAATCAGCAGTAAATGCAGGAGCTATTGGAATAATTGCAACAAATACAACTATTGATTATAGTTTAGTTCCAAATTGTAAAGATTTTGGTGGACTAAGTGGAGCTTGTCTGAGTGAAAAATCGGCTCTTTTATTTAAAGAGATTGCAAAAGAGCTATATGGAAAAGCTATTTTGATAAGTGTTGGTGGAATTTTTACAGGGAAACAAGCTTATGAGAGAATTAAAAATGGAGCTTCTTTGGTACAAGTATATTCAAGTTTAGTTTTTGAAGGTCCATCTATGGTGCGAAAAATAAATGAAGAGTTATTAGAGTTATTAAAAGTTGATGGCTATGATAATATAACTGAAGCTATTGGAGCAAATTTAAGATAA
- the dapA gene encoding 4-hydroxy-tetrahydrodipicolinate synthase: MDTIIGSMTALITPFKNGKVDLQKYEMLIKRQIANGVDAVSPVGTTGESATLSHKEHKECIEVAVATCKNTDVKVLAGAGSNATHEACDIAKFAQEVGANGILSIAPYYNRPTQEGLYEHYKTIAQSVEIPFMLYNVPGRTGVDLLPETAIRLFDDVKNIYGIKEATGSLERATAIMSQREDFIVVSGDDSVDFPMLASGAKGIISVTGNLVPNLKSKLVKSAMNGDFTTALKIHNDLFELNKVLFCESNPIPIKAAMYLAGLLDTLEFRLPLTQPSSETINKLENILKKYEVVK; encoded by the coding sequence ATGGATACCATTATTGGCTCTATGACCGCTTTAATCACACCATTTAAAAATGGAAAAGTTGATTTACAAAAATATGAAATGCTTATCAAAAGACAAATAGCAAATGGTGTAGATGCTGTTTCTCCAGTTGGAACAACAGGAGAAAGTGCTACATTATCACATAAAGAGCATAAAGAGTGTATTGAAGTAGCTGTTGCAACTTGTAAAAATACAGATGTAAAAGTCCTTGCTGGAGCTGGTTCAAATGCAACTCATGAAGCCTGTGATATCGCTAAATTTGCTCAAGAAGTAGGAGCAAATGGAATTTTATCTATAGCTCCATACTATAATAGACCAACTCAAGAAGGGCTTTATGAACACTATAAAACAATAGCTCAAAGTGTTGAAATTCCTTTTATGCTTTATAATGTTCCTGGAAGAACTGGAGTTGATTTACTACCAGAGACTGCTATTAGACTTTTTGATGATGTAAAAAATATTTATGGTATAAAAGAGGCAACTGGTTCACTTGAGCGTGCAACTGCAATAATGTCACAAAGAGAAGATTTTATAGTGGTTTCTGGAGATGATAGTGTTGATTTTCCAATGTTAGCAAGTGGTGCAAAAGGTATCATCTCAGTTACAGGGAATTTAGTTCCAAATCTAAAATCAAAACTTGTAAAATCTGCAATGAATGGAGATTTTACAACAGCTTTAAAAATTCACAATGATTTATTTGAATTAAATAAAGTACTGTTTTGTGAAAGCAACCCTATTCCAATAAAAGCAGCTATGTATCTAGCAGGATTATTAGATACTCTTGAATTTAGGTTACCATTAACACAACCAAGTTCTGAAACAATAAATAAATTAGAAAATATATTAAAAAAATATGAGGTAGTTAAATAA
- a CDS encoding enoyl-ACP reductase, giving the protein MNSSMKEKTLVISGGTKGIGKECVYKFASNGVNVAFTYNSNGEIAQEICNDVETKFGVKCKAYPFNVLEPEKYVELFEEIDKDFDRVDFFISNAMIYGRAVVGGYGKFMKLKPRGLNNIYTATVNAFVCGAQQAAKRMQKIGGGAIVSLSSTGNLVYIENYAGHGTNKAAVEAMVRYAANELGEFGIRVNAVSGGPIDTDALKAFTNYEEVKAKTAEYSPLNRIGQPEDLAQSCYFLCTNDASWITGHTLIVDGGTTFR; this is encoded by the coding sequence ATGAATAGTTCTATGAAGGAAAAAACTTTAGTAATTTCTGGTGGTACAAAAGGTATTGGAAAAGAGTGTGTTTATAAATTTGCGAGTAATGGTGTAAATGTAGCATTTACATATAATTCAAATGGAGAAATTGCTCAAGAGATTTGTAATGATGTTGAAACTAAATTTGGTGTAAAATGTAAAGCATACCCTTTTAATGTACTAGAGCCAGAAAAATATGTAGAGCTTTTTGAAGAGATAGATAAAGATTTTGATAGAGTTGATTTCTTTATCTCAAATGCTATGATTTATGGAAGAGCAGTTGTTGGTGGATATGGAAAATTTATGAAACTTAAACCTAGGGGATTAAACAATATTTATACTGCAACAGTTAATGCTTTTGTATGTGGAGCACAACAAGCAGCAAAAAGAATGCAAAAAATTGGTGGTGGTGCAATAGTTAGCTTAAGTTCAACTGGAAATTTAGTATATATTGAAAATTATGCAGGACATGGAACAAATAAAGCTGCTGTTGAAGCAATGGTAAGATATGCTGCAAATGAGTTAGGTGAGTTTGGCATTAGAGTAAATGCAGTTTCTGGTGGTCCAATTGATACTGATGCACTAAAAGCATTTACAAATTATGAGGAAGTTAAAGCAAAAACTGCTGAGTACTCTCCTCTAAATAGAATTGGACAACCTGAAGATTTAGCACAATCTTGTTATTTTTTATGTACAAATGATGCATCTTGGATTACAGGGCATACATTAATAGTTGATGGTGGGACAACTTTTAGATAA
- the rseP gene encoding RIP metalloprotease RseP, translated as MGTITFLLVLSFLVFFHELGHFLAARYFGVKVHVFSIGFGKQIYSKYWAGTTWQIAMIPLGGYVKMKGQDDSNPALIEDGNDSYNTKKPWQRIIILFAGPFANFLLAAIIYFSIALMGANTLAPVIGNVSPNSVAFEAGLQTDDKIIKINDINIKSWDEIGKVITTTQGTLQFYIQRDNKLLVKMINPQVSDSQNMFNERIKKRMIGIAPKGEVITLELGFYDSLIFAYEKTILASTMIFQGVQKLIQGIIPSSEIGGVISIGKVISDASESSFIALLTITALISVNLGVLNLLPIPALDGGHIMFNLYEMIVKRKPSERVFMFLTIMGWIILASLMLLGIYNDINRIFLNN; from the coding sequence TTGGGTACTATTACTTTCTTACTTGTTTTATCATTTTTAGTATTTTTTCATGAGCTTGGACACTTTTTAGCTGCTCGTTATTTTGGAGTTAAAGTTCATGTTTTCTCTATTGGTTTTGGAAAACAGATATACTCAAAATATTGGGCTGGAACAACTTGGCAAATAGCTATGATACCACTTGGTGGATATGTAAAAATGAAAGGTCAAGATGATTCAAATCCAGCTTTGATTGAAGATGGAAATGACTCATATAATACAAAAAAACCATGGCAAAGAATTATTATACTATTTGCTGGTCCTTTTGCAAACTTTTTACTTGCAGCAATTATCTATTTTTCAATAGCACTTATGGGTGCAAATACTTTAGCTCCAGTTATTGGAAATGTAAGCCCAAACTCTGTAGCTTTTGAAGCTGGTTTACAAACAGATGACAAAATAATAAAAATAAATGATATCAACATAAAATCTTGGGATGAAATAGGAAAAGTTATCACAACTACACAAGGTACATTACAATTTTATATTCAAAGAGATAATAAATTATTAGTAAAAATGATAAACCCTCAAGTCTCTGATAGTCAAAATATGTTTAATGAAAGAATTAAAAAAAGAATGATAGGAATAGCTCCAAAAGGTGAAGTTATAACTTTAGAGTTAGGTTTTTATGACTCTTTAATTTTTGCTTATGAAAAAACTATTCTTGCTTCAACTATGATTTTTCAAGGTGTTCAAAAACTAATTCAAGGAATAATTCCATCTAGTGAAATTGGTGGAGTTATAAGTATAGGAAAAGTTATCTCTGATGCTAGTGAAAGCTCATTCATAGCACTTTTAACAATTACAGCTTTAATTTCAGTTAATCTTGGAGTTTTAAATCTTCTTCCTATTCCAGCACTCGATGGTGGTCATATTATGTTTAATTTATATGAGATGATTGTAAAAAGAAAACCTAGTGAACGGGTTTTTATGTTTTTGACAATTATGGGGTGGATTATACTAGCTAGTTTAATGCTTCTTGGAATTTATAACGATATTAATAGAATATTTTTGAATAACTAA
- a CDS encoding M16 family metallopeptidase, protein MEKFLKIFIFFIFMGEFMSANSLPNYYTKNLENGLQIVAIPMDNNTNVVSVDVFYKVGSRNEVMGKSGIAHMLEHLNFKSTKNLKAGEFDEIVKGFGGINNAGTSFDYTHYFIKTASKNTDKSLELFSDLMQNLTLKDEEFQPERDVVAEERRWRTDNNPMGYLQFRMFNNAYVYHPYHWTPIGFMDDIKNWTIEDIKDFHSTYYQPKNAIVLVAGDITKEEVFSLAEKHFKDIKNTKDIPTSIHTKEPIQDGERRAIINKESNVQMLAMTYHIPNFEHEDQVALSALGQLLSSGKSSVLQKVLVDEKRLANSIYAYNMELKDPGVFMFMAVANENIDALKIEKEILDIISKIQKGEVKEKDISRLKINTKADFIYSLESSSDVASLFGTYLVRDNIKPLLEYEANLDKLKVEDIVNVAKKYLIKENSTTLILKEKN, encoded by the coding sequence ATGGAAAAATTCTTAAAAATTTTTATATTTTTTATTTTTATGGGAGAGTTTATGAGTGCAAATAGTTTGCCAAATTATTATACAAAAAACCTAGAAAATGGTTTACAAATTGTTGCAATTCCTATGGATAACAACACAAATGTAGTATCTGTTGATGTTTTTTATAAAGTTGGAAGTAGAAATGAAGTTATGGGGAAAAGTGGAATTGCTCATATGTTAGAGCATTTAAACTTTAAATCAACAAAAAATCTAAAAGCTGGAGAGTTTGATGAAATTGTAAAAGGTTTTGGTGGAATAAACAATGCTGGAACTAGCTTTGATTACACACACTACTTTATAAAAACTGCTTCAAAGAATACGGATAAATCACTAGAGTTATTTTCTGATCTAATGCAGAATTTAACTCTAAAAGATGAAGAGTTTCAACCAGAACGAGATGTTGTAGCAGAAGAGAGACGTTGGAGAACAGACAATAATCCAATGGGTTATCTACAATTTAGAATGTTTAATAATGCTTATGTATATCATCCTTATCACTGGACTCCAATTGGTTTTATGGATGATATAAAAAACTGGACAATTGAAGATATTAAAGATTTTCACTCTACATATTATCAACCAAAAAATGCAATAGTTTTAGTTGCTGGAGATATTACAAAAGAAGAAGTTTTCTCTTTAGCTGAAAAACACTTTAAAGATATAAAAAATACAAAAGATATTCCAACTTCTATTCATACAAAAGAACCTATTCAAGATGGAGAAAGAAGAGCAATTATAAATAAAGAGTCAAATGTACAAATGCTTGCTATGACTTATCATATTCCAAATTTTGAACACGAAGACCAAGTAGCTCTTAGTGCTTTAGGACAACTTTTAAGTAGTGGGAAAAGTTCTGTTCTACAAAAAGTTTTAGTAGATGAAAAAAGATTAGCAAACTCAATATATGCCTATAATATGGAACTAAAAGACCCTGGAGTTTTTATGTTTATGGCTGTTGCAAATGAAAATATTGATGCTTTAAAAATAGAAAAAGAGATTTTAGATATAATATCAAAAATTCAAAAAGGTGAAGTTAAAGAAAAAGATATATCTCGGCTTAAAATAAATACAAAAGCAGATTTTATCTACTCTTTAGAAAGTTCAAGTGATGTTGCTTCACTCTTTGGAACATATTTAGTACGAGACAATATTAAACCTCTTTTAGAATATGAAGCAAATTTAGATAAGCTAAAAGTTGAAGATATTGTAAATGTTGCAAAAAAATATTTAATAAAAGAGAACTCAACAACTCTTATTTTAAAAGAAAAAAATTAA
- the pgsA gene encoding CDP-diacylglycerol--glycerol-3-phosphate 3-phosphatidyltransferase: MSKNLNLPNILALFRIALAPLMLWFFIDRANPIFSSWHISWFDYFAGLIFVIASVTDFFDGFIARAWDQMTKLGGILDPLADKMLVLAGFLGLMAIDRASVWAVFLILSREFFITGLRVVAVSEGKDVASTMAGKVKTVAQMFAIGFLIMNWPYATTILWFAVALTLYSGFEYTRDYFKA; this comes from the coding sequence ATGTCAAAGAACTTAAATCTACCAAATATTTTAGCTCTATTTAGAATAGCCTTAGCTCCTTTAATGCTATGGTTTTTTATAGATAGAGCAAACCCTATATTTTCATCTTGGCATATCTCATGGTTTGACTATTTTGCTGGACTTATTTTTGTAATTGCTTCAGTTACAGATTTTTTTGATGGGTTTATTGCAAGAGCTTGGGATCAAATGACAAAACTTGGTGGAATACTTGACCCACTTGCAGACAAGATGTTAGTTCTTGCAGGTTTTTTAGGACTTATGGCAATAGATAGAGCTAGTGTATGGGCTGTTTTTTTAATACTTTCAAGAGAGTTTTTTATAACAGGACTACGAGTAGTAGCTGTAAGTGAAGGAAAAGATGTAGCTAGTACAATGGCTGGAAAAGTAAAAACAGTAGCTCAAATGTTTGCTATTGGATTTTTAATTATGAATTGGCCATATGCTACAACTATACTTTGGTTTGCTGTAGCTTTAACTTTATACTCTGGATTTGAATATACAAGAGACTATTTCAAAGCTTAA
- the murJ gene encoding murein biosynthesis integral membrane protein MurJ, protein MNYKNRLVKSIFTNSSGILVSRLTGFVRDLMTASILGANIYSDIFFIAFKFPNLFRSIFADGAFTQAFIPSYAKSKHKIRFSSIVFLQILAFLLVLSLIVTLFSHLFAKAFAIGFSKETIDLASPLFAINFYYLPLIFIVTFMGALLQYKHHFATTAYSTALLNLSMIASLIIARGLEQYTITFYLSFGVIFGGILQVIVHIIAIKRANLGKIFTFRKHKQKEENRFYKNFFAATLGSSTMHISAFIDTWLASFLISGSISYLYYANRVFQLPLAIFAIATSIALFPMVAKSIKNQDEQQALKLMKKSSIILFGVLTISMIIGILFDNFIIELLFERGAFTSDDTKNTALILSMYLIGLLPFGLAKIFSLWLYAKEQQILTAKISAQSLLANIIFSLILIKPFEAAGLAFSSTLSGFVLFFLTIRAFGLKKFIEMFKNS, encoded by the coding sequence ATGAACTATAAAAACAGATTAGTAAAATCAATATTTACAAATAGCAGTGGAATTTTAGTCTCTAGACTAACAGGTTTTGTAAGAGATTTAATGACAGCTTCAATTCTTGGAGCAAATATATATTCTGATATATTTTTTATAGCATTTAAATTTCCAAATCTATTTCGTAGTATCTTTGCTGATGGTGCTTTTACACAAGCCTTTATCCCATCATATGCAAAATCTAAACATAAAATAAGATTCTCTTCTATTGTTTTTTTACAAATTTTAGCCTTTTTACTTGTTTTATCTTTAATAGTAACTCTATTTTCACACCTTTTTGCAAAAGCTTTTGCTATTGGTTTCTCAAAAGAGACTATTGACTTAGCTAGTCCTCTTTTTGCAATAAATTTCTACTATTTACCACTTATATTCATAGTTACCTTTATGGGAGCTTTACTTCAATATAAACACCATTTTGCAACAACTGCTTACTCAACAGCACTATTAAATCTATCTATGATTGCCAGTTTAATTATTGCAAGAGGGCTTGAACAATATACAATCACTTTTTATCTATCATTTGGAGTTATATTTGGTGGGATTTTACAAGTAATTGTGCATATAATTGCAATAAAAAGAGCTAATTTAGGCAAAATCTTTACTTTTAGAAAACATAAACAAAAAGAGGAAAATAGATTTTATAAAAACTTCTTTGCAGCAACATTGGGCTCTTCAACAATGCATATTTCAGCATTTATTGATACTTGGTTGGCATCTTTTTTAATAAGTGGTTCAATTTCATATCTATATTATGCAAATAGAGTTTTTCAACTTCCACTAGCAATTTTTGCAATAGCAACATCAATTGCCCTATTTCCTATGGTAGCAAAATCTATAAAAAATCAAGATGAACAACAAGCACTAAAACTTATGAAAAAATCTTCTATTATTTTATTTGGAGTTTTAACTATTTCGATGATTATAGGAATACTTTTTGATAATTTTATTATAGAACTTCTATTTGAAAGAGGTGCATTTACAAGTGATGATACAAAAAATACTGCACTTATTTTAAGTATGTATCTAATTGGTCTTTTACCTTTTGGATTAGCAAAAATATTTTCACTTTGGTTATATGCAAAAGAGCAACAAATATTAACTGCCAAAATATCAGCACAAAGTCTATTAGCAAATATCATTTTTTCACTTATCTTAATCAAACCATTTGAAGCTGCTGGTTTAGCATTTTCAAGTACACTTAGTGGATTTGTACTATTTTTCTTAACTATTAGAGCCTTTGGACTTAAAAAATTTATTGAAATGTTCAAAAACTCTTAG
- a CDS encoding endonuclease/exonuclease/phosphatase family protein, whose product MPKFLIILIFTLNLFAQNLKIASYNVENFFDLINNKTEYEEYVPNSNSLWNQRNFDIKLKNTLKVLNDLDADIIALQEIENENLIKLLKQKLPQYSYYAFSKYPNSAVGLGFLSKIPIKNYKNLDVKLSSNSYRPILEATFNFENIDFKIFNNHWPSKKASEVLRVKYAQTLNNRLKELEKDYDYILVGDFNSDYNEFETFKNNPKLNLTNGITGINNILNTTINDKFVTIDDILKQEKKVHYNLWLELPTNERFSTKYKNQNNTPDNMIINSALFDGKKLSYIVNSFEVFKPNYLFNGKDINRWEISNEVKNKIHKGEGFSDHLPIFAIFSIKKDDTNPLKNIKENENQKTLISSLYKKEKLLKDEILEDVIVLYKSEDKAIIKQKDDKAIYIFKGANKLKLGYSYNLQIKEIYDFYGLKEVKEFNILKENEEFKNYKELFLDASKIDIFDFKYENEVITNLKGFISKGNLQINGGKTIKLFAKDKNILPKDGTTIEILNAQLGSYKGNMQIIFHLQNDYKEIK is encoded by the coding sequence ATGCCAAAATTTCTTATAATTCTTATTTTTACCCTAAATCTCTTTGCACAAAACCTAAAAATCGCCTCTTATAATGTAGAAAACTTTTTTGATTTGATAAATAATAAAACAGAATATGAAGAGTATGTTCCAAATAGTAACTCTTTATGGAACCAAAGAAATTTTGATATAAAATTAAAAAATACCTTAAAAGTATTAAATGACTTAGATGCAGATATTATAGCTTTACAAGAGATAGAAAATGAGAATTTGATAAAATTATTAAAACAAAAACTTCCTCAATATAGCTATTATGCTTTTTCAAAATACCCAAACTCTGCTGTTGGATTAGGATTTTTATCAAAAATTCCTATAAAAAACTATAAAAATTTAGATGTAAAATTAAGTTCAAATAGTTATAGACCAATTTTAGAAGCAACTTTTAATTTTGAAAATATTGATTTTAAAATATTTAATAACCATTGGCCATCAAAAAAAGCTAGTGAAGTTCTTAGAGTAAAATATGCACAAACTTTAAATAATAGATTAAAAGAACTAGAAAAAGATTATGATTATATTTTAGTTGGTGATTTTAACTCTGATTATAATGAGTTTGAAACTTTCAAAAACAATCCTAAATTAAATCTTACAAATGGAATTACAGGAATAAATAATATTTTAAATACAACAATAAATGATAAATTTGTAACAATTGATGATATTTTGAAACAAGAGAAAAAAGTTCACTATAATCTTTGGCTAGAGCTTCCAACTAATGAGAGATTTTCTACAAAATATAAAAATCAAAATAATACACCTGATAATATGATTATTAATTCAGCACTATTTGATGGTAAAAAGTTATCATATATTGTAAACTCTTTTGAAGTTTTTAAGCCAAACTATTTATTTAATGGAAAAGATATAAATAGATGGGAGATTTCAAATGAAGTTAAAAATAAGATTCATAAAGGAGAAGGTTTTTCTGACCATCTTCCAATATTTGCAATTTTTTCAATAAAAAAAGATGATACAAATCCACTTAAAAATATAAAAGAGAATGAAAATCAAAAAACTTTAATATCATCTTTATATAAAAAAGAGAAACTTTTAAAAGATGAGATTTTAGAAGATGTTATTGTTTTATACAAAAGTGAAGATAAGGCAATTATAAAACAAAAAGACGATAAAGCAATTTATATATTTAAAGGTGCAAATAAGTTAAAACTGGGATATTCTTATAATCTTCAAATAAAAGAAATATATGATTTTTATGGATTAAAAGAGGTAAAAGAGTTCAATATTTTAAAAGAGAATGAAGAGTTTAAGAATTATAAAGAGCTATTTTTAGATGCTTCAAAAATTGATATTTTTGATTTTAAATATGAAAATGAAGTTATTACAAACCTAAAAGGTTTTATTTCAAAAGGAAATTTACAAATAAATGGTGGGAAAACTATAAAACTATTTGCAAAAGATAAAAATATTTTACCAAAAGATGGAACAACTATAGAGATACTAAATGCACAACTTGGTTCTTACAAAGGAAATATGCAGATAATTTTCCATTTACAAAATGATTATAAAGAGATAAAATGA
- a CDS encoding ABC transporter ATP-binding protein, whose amino-acid sequence MRKFFGQYKAYYKNYKLEIFYALIGISLVALATAGTAYAIQPLLDDIFINKNVNMLYIMPIIVIILYAAKGFGGYIQAYFISYIGQDITRIVRDKLFAHVLKLDLAFFQKIHSGELVSRIINDINRIQTAVSNSLAELIRESLTIIALVSLVIYRSPELAFYGLVVLPLAIYPLTRLAKRMKKLSFKSQESNSDITSSLSESFNNIEIIKANGTENIETKKFSTLNMIFFKYNMKAVKTNELTSPIMETLGAIAFGAVILVGGSKVVSGELTTGEFSSFIAALFMLYTPIKRISSLYNKMQDAVAANERINDIFAKTPQIKSGNIDKLDDIKTISFINVGLKYDELEALRNINLEAKKGEIVALVGDSGGGKSSLINLLVRFYDVNSGEIKFDNTNIKDISLDELREQISIVTQRVYIFNDTVAANVSYGEELDELRVIEALKQAHAYEFVSKMKLGINTTLDEFGTNLSGGQRQRIAIARALYKNPKILILDEATSALDNKSEGIISEVIEEVSRNRITFVIAHRLSTIKNASKIAVFKSGEIVDIGTQEELLSSSSEYQRLYNSANF is encoded by the coding sequence ATGAGAAAATTTTTTGGACAATATAAAGCATATTATAAAAACTACAAATTAGAGATTTTCTATGCTCTTATTGGAATATCACTTGTAGCTTTAGCAACAGCTGGAACAGCTTATGCAATTCAACCTCTTTTAGATGATATTTTTATAAATAAAAATGTAAATATGCTTTATATTATGCCAATTATTGTAATTATTTTATATGCTGCAAAAGGTTTTGGTGGATATATTCAAGCCTATTTTATCTCATATATAGGTCAAGATATTACAAGAATAGTAAGAGATAAGCTTTTTGCTCATGTCCTAAAATTAGATCTTGCTTTTTTTCAAAAGATTCATAGTGGAGAATTGGTTAGTAGAATAATAAATGATATAAATAGAATTCAAACTGCTGTTTCAAACTCTTTAGCTGAATTAATAAGAGAGAGTTTAACTATCATAGCTTTAGTATCTTTAGTTATTTATCGTTCTCCTGAATTAGCTTTTTATGGTTTAGTTGTACTTCCACTTGCAATTTATCCTCTTACAAGATTAGCAAAAAGAATGAAAAAACTATCTTTTAAATCTCAAGAGAGTAACTCTGATATTACTTCAAGTTTAAGTGAATCATTTAATAATATTGAGATAATTAAGGCAAATGGTACAGAAAATATTGAGACAAAAAAATTTAGTACTTTAAATATGATTTTCTTCAAATATAATATGAAAGCAGTTAAAACAAATGAATTAACTTCTCCTATAATGGAGACTTTAGGTGCAATTGCTTTTGGAGCTGTTATATTAGTTGGAGGAAGTAAAGTTGTAAGTGGTGAGCTTACAACTGGGGAGTTTAGTTCATTTATAGCTGCACTTTTTATGCTTTATACACCAATAAAAAGAATATCTTCACTATATAATAAAATGCAAGATGCTGTTGCTGCAAATGAGAGAATAAATGATATTTTTGCAAAAACTCCTCAAATAAAATCAGGAAATATAGATAAACTCGATGATATAAAAACTATCTCTTTTATTAATGTAGGATTAAAATATGATGAACTTGAAGCTTTAAGAAATATAAATTTAGAAGCAAAAAAAGGTGAAATTGTAGCACTTGTGGGAGATAGTGGTGGTGGGAAATCATCTTTGATAAACTTACTTGTAAGATTTTATGATGTAAATAGTGGAGAGATAAAATTTGATAATACAAATATAAAAGATATCTCACTAGATGAACTTAGAGAACAAATCTCAATAGTTACTCAAAGAGTATATATTTTCAATGATACAGTAGCAGCAAATGTATCTTATGGTGAAGAGTTAGATGAACTAAGAGTTATAGAAGCTTTAAAACAAGCTCATGCTTATGAATTTGTATCAAAAATGAAACTAGGAATAAACACTACTCTTGATGAATTTGGTACAAACTTAAGTGGAGGTCAAAGACAAAGAATAGCAATAGCAAGGGCTCTATATAAAAATCCAAAAATTTTAATCCTAGATGAAGCTACATCAGCATTAGATAATAAAAGTGAAGGAATTATTAGTGAAGTTATAGAAGAAGTTAGCCGTAATAGAATAACTTTTGTAATAGCACACAGATTAAGTACTATTAAAAATGCCTCTAAAATTGCAGTGTTTAAAAGTGGAGAGATTGTTGATATTGGAACACAAGAAGAGCTTTTATCTTCAAGTTCTGAGTATCAAAGATTATATAATTCAGCAAATTTTTGA